The Raphanus sativus cultivar WK10039 chromosome 6, ASM80110v3, whole genome shotgun sequence sequence GAGAAACCATAATTGGTCGGAGTTTGGGCGTCGGAAATAGACGTACGTCGGATAGTTGTCAGTAACTACCGATGCGTTATATTCTCGGAAAATTTGTCGGAAACATTTCTCGCTAATTACCGAGACGGCACCGATGAAATGCTATGATACAAAAGACGTCGGAGTCTGATcagaaattaaattattatatacagactaaaacaaaaaaataatatatataaatacatatatgtgtacCATCTTTATACACATACACATACATACATGTGTACCATCTCCATCATAATGGAAAACCATCATAAGGAAAGGCTTCATGttagcccaaaaaaaaaaaggaaaggcTTCATGAATAACAACATACATGTAcattcttttttattaaaaaaatacataaaggACATGAGAACCACCGTGCAATTAGGAGCCAACTAGAAGTTTCACcggaaaagaaaaaatgatagtaCAAAACTAGTCACAAACCTTGGAAGATCTAACTAAAAGTCTCTGGACACAAATTGGCGAGTAAAACGAGTTTCAGAGTGAGACGGGAATCTGACTTATCCTGTCACACAGAGTCTCCCCCAAAGACAAAACCAGAGCACCGGAGTTTCTGTTTCCGAGACTACAGCCACCGTCAAGCCATCAAAGCATTTGCTTCATGTTGTCGCTCCGATAACCAAGCCACATCGTTTCAGAGAAAACAGGGCATCCTCAATTCGCCGCCTCCACTGAAGTACAACGATACTCATTAACACAGATTAAATATGGAAAACAGACTAAATCTAGATCTAGATCTAAAAACAGAGACATTGTCATGGTCATCACCGTCGTTCCGAACCGTCGTCATCAGCTTTGTTGTCGCTTGGAAGAGAAGAAACGTGAAGAGGTTCTCCATTGTTTCATCACCGCCAATCATCACCACCATTGTCCATGAGTTGTACACAATCGAAGGTAGAGGAGAGATGTGATAATGGGAACcatgaaaaaaagaaatcataaCCTGTagatataaaagttataatttccGTGAAATTGGCGAGAATCAATTGTCGGTATCTTATCGGTAACACAATAATCGGTATCTCATCGGTAACACAATTGTCGGTGTCTCGTCGGTAACACAATTGTCCGTATCTCATCGGAATACTCCTACATCGAGAACATGTGTTTTTCGCAATATCTCATCGGAATACTCCTACAAGTTTTCGCAATATGTCCACTTTGTCTACATCGAGAACATGTGTTTTTCTCCTAAGACGTTTGTTTGCAAGTGCAACAATTAAAGCAGATttcataacattttttttaggttttccTGATGTTGATGAATAGACGGAGGCAAGCATGGTTGGTTAGCTACGATTTCTGGAATAGGTTGCGCTAAGTCAACCGACATGACCGATTCAGCGTATCCGTTTACCAAATAAGCGTTGTTATAGTAAGGACTGTACATGGATATACGACAAATATTCATGTACTCCACAGCTACAATTGTGTCTACACATGGTAATTTCTCGCGTTCAAAACGCCGGCATATGCACTTTCTCTCTACCAAATTAACAACATGCAAAGACTCGCCAGAAGATCCATATATAACTTCAGTGTGATGATCATCAATCCTTTGTACCTTCAACAATTTGACAACAGTTACACAACcctattaaaaatacaaaataaaaatgttacgGCTGACTTATTACATTTAAAGGCTGACTTAATAATTATTATGGCTGATTTATGAATTTAGAGGCTGACTTATGAATTTTAAAGGCTGACTTATAAATTTAAAGGATGACTAATATCAGTatttttgtagtgtttgtaatgtaaactagggaagtgacaaaagatgtaggcaatgatatccttagaacacaacaaTATAATCGGAATTCAGTTGAtaaaaatggacttttattaATTAAGAGGTCGATTACAAGGAATAACGAAGAGATCGACTATAACAACGAGATCGATCAATAGTAAGATCTAAAACGAAGTGAGAAAGGTGAAAATGtgtggtgtgctctctctctctagggttttcgctgtGTCTTTAGCATTGATCTCTCCTCCCTTTTATAAGCTCGACTCCGCTATCCTTGCAACTGCTTCCGCGACCTTCTCGACTTCAGCGACCTCCTTTTCTACTTCGTTGACGTCGCTATGGGCCCTAGCTTCACGGCCCATCTGTTTTGATCATAAAATGTTTGGTTGAAGTTCAACATCTTCCTTGTTAACTTCTTTCGAACACATCGATATTCTTCCGCGGGCTTCTCATTCGCGGCCCGTTTCCGAAATAGGCCCAATAGTTTAAATGACCGAAATTTGGTCCAACATTTGTCCCCTAGCCCAGTCGGTTTACTTTTAAGAAACCGAAAGGGCGATCACCTTTCCTCTTAGTCGCGAATCTCGGAGCGAAGTAACCACGCGTGCTCGTTTGATTTGACCTGTCGGCCACTCTCCTAGATCGTGCGGCTCTCATTAATCGCGGGGATTGTCTTGGGAACcgtcatttttcttttatttattcagTGGATTTTTTGTAATggactcatcttcttcttctgcttcgaCTTTCTTTCTTCTGCAAATTACTTCTATCTGCTTGTATTCCATGGCGTCACTAAACAAGCCAGGCCCGCTTAACGGAGCCGAATACGAGTCCATCCGGGAACTTTGGGGAGTTCCGTACGAAGCCGTCATCGATTATCCGAATGGGGATACTCCGGAGAATGTGAGACCGGGGTACTGTGGAGCTTTCATGTCCCATTTTCGTGATGGTTTCATGTCATTACCTATTCCTTCATTCCTACTCGAGATTCTAGCGGAGCTGGGATTGGCGTTTACTCAGATCACCCTGACCTTCTGGCGTTACGTCTTGACGACGTTCGTTCGGGGCAGAGAGGAAGGGCTGGAGTTTGGTTTAGCCGAGTTAAATCAGCTTTATACCCTAAAACGAAGTAGCGGCTTTACATGAGCGATTCTTCTTTCTCCGCGCGTAGGCCGCTCAGTTATTAGCGGCATTCCTAATAAAGATGTCAATTGGACGGACAAGTTTTTTGTCTTCAAGATCGACCCGGTGACGGTTGGGGATTTTGACTTTTCTCGGATCCCGATGAAGTGGAATGAGAACGTTGGTAAgtggtttttttatttattacttgtTAAATTTTGATCTCGGTTTTTCCTCAGAGTTGTTTGGCAGCTCGAGTTTGACTCCGGAGTTACGAGTTTTAATCGCGGCGCTTCGTCGAGGCGAGTGCCATTGGTCTAGTTTTAACTCGGAAAGGATTCGTGCTGCTTATGCTTTGCCTCCTGGCCTTAATCACGGCGTTCCCATCCCACTTGCGGAGCCGATCCGTCCTCGAAGAGATCAGAAGGGGAAAGGTGGGTTATTTCCTTGTATTTCAAATAATTCAGCGATTTTAATTTGTGGCTATGGCTGGACTTTCAGGGGTGAAGAGGGTGGAACCTCCTGCGGAACCTTCAGATGCTAATTCTGACTCCGTGCCCTTGAAACGGGCTCGGGGGACTCTGGAAAGACGGGTACTTCGATCGAGCTCCCAGGCTCAGTCTCCGGTTGTTCTGGCTACACCGGTTTCTGTGGTTCGCCTAGTTCGCAGTGACCAACCGGAGTCTCGAGTTCCAGGTGAGACGGATGCCGGTGGAGAAATTGCTTCCAAGGTTCAGCGACGTCGTCTAATTTTGGGGGAGGAGACGTCCGGAGATCCCAGCGCATCGAGCTCGGAGCCTTCGAAGCAAGACCCAGGAGAGGGTACTTCACGGCTTAGACCGATCAATCTTCTTTCGGATTATCGGAGTGGCTCTCCGATGACGTTCTCGTATGACGTCGATGCTCCGATTCTGGAGAATCCTGAACAACTTGCATCCATCTGGCGAAAATTAAGGAATCCTTCTTGCGAGCTCCCTCCCTTGGAACATATGCGAGGTCGTGATGCTTATGTTCAGATGGCTGTTGCAAATGACAAGGTAAGTCGTGTGAAATAGTTTTAAGATACTGAAATCGTAGCTCCAATCTTTTTCGTTTTTAGGCTATGGAGGATAACAACGAGTACGCTGCTTTGATGAAAGAGCGGTTGGCAAATTTCCCTACTCGGGAATAGCTCGATGGCCAGCTTACTTTGATCCAACAGTTGCGATCAAAGTTAAGTGCATCGCAGTCGAGCGAGCAGCAGCGAGCGAAGGAGGTCGAAGACCTGAAGGTGCTACTGACGGCTAGTGCAGCGGAGAAGGTCACGCTTGAGGGGGACCTTGAATCTTTGAAGACGAAGTTTAAGCGAGAGGCTGAGTTGCGAGAAAAGCGGCTCGAAGGGAGAGGCGAGCTGCTTGTCGGTTGGTAGCCAAGGGTTACGATGCTGCTCTTGATAAGGCGAGGGAGACTATCCGGAGGAGGAAAGCGGAAAGCGCTGCGGAGATACGCTTGCAAGAGGTTCGTGCGAAGATCGAGGCTTTAACTGAATACGGGGAAGGCGATTTTGATCTCGAGGAGGAGCTGGATCGTCTTAAGAGCCTGGAGACGTCGGTGGAGATCGATTATGGCCTGCCTGTGGTGTCGGATGACTCTCTTAGGGGTCTCGACCTTCCTCAGGTCTCTGGTGATTTGGTCAATCAAGGAGGTTGAATGACGTCGATTGGACCGACGTTTTATGTTTTGTATGTTTTAAAAACTTTGTTGTTtgctttgtttttgttgtttatgtATGTTGTGTTTTGCTGTTGTTGAAGAacctttatatatgttttcaacgGATTAATGGATGATACCTATgcgtttagtatttttttagatatttttgatgAAGTAGAGACTGATCACGAATCTACTTTGTTGGAGTTCGCGTGATGAACGATGTTTTGTTGGAagattatttggttgtttgggCTGCGCTCGATGttgagctgcctacgtacccctacTCGCGGGATCAAGCCGATTCGTAGTTCTGAaagagttttttattttatgtcgTTGGTGGCCCCCAGTTCGATGTTAGATCGGAGATGTAATTGTATATCGGGGTTCTCCAATCCGGTCTGTTTTCGAGCTCGTCCTGGAAAGTTTTTTGTGATTCGTTGTTCACCTCGTAAACGGGTATTTCTTTGGGAATCAAGTGAGCAGGTACCATCCTAGTGTTGCCTGATCGGGTTCGTCGAGAGGACTCGCCTGGAATCCTCTGGTTCTGTGGAGCTTCGAGTGACTCCTCGTCAggttcttgagtgtgtcccttAGATTTACTGCGAGTGATGATCAGAGCAACTAGCGGAAGATCGTCTTCGTTGTTGGTGATCCCTCTCCGAGGGATGTCTATACTGGGTCGATCTATTCTTTCTACCAGAATTACTCTTCTTATGGTTGGATTCAACGTTGATGCTAAGGCAGCAAGGGCG is a genomic window containing:
- the LOC108808094 gene encoding uncharacterized protein LOC108808094, encoding MASLNKPGPLNGAEYESIRELWGVPYEAVIDYPNGDTPENVRPGYCGAFMSHFRDGFMSLPIPSFLLEILAELGLAFTQITLTFWRYVLTTFVRGREEGLEFGRSVISGIPNKDVNWTDKFFVFKIDPVTVGDFDFSRIPMKWNENVELFGSSSLTPELRVLIAALRRGECHWSSFNSERIRAAYALPPGLNHGVPIPLAEPIRPRRDQKGKGVKRVEPPAEPSDANSDSVPLKRARGTLERRVLRSSSQAQSPVVLATPVSVVRLVRSDQPESRVPGETDAGGEIASKVQRRRLILGEETSGDPSASSSEPSKQDPGEGTSRLRPINLLSDYRSGSPMTFSYDVDAPILENPEQLASIWRKLRNPSCELPPLEHMRGRDAYVQMAVANDKAMEDNNEYAALMKERLSSEQQRAKEVEDLKVLLTASAAEKVTLEGDLESLKTKFKREAELREKRLEGRGELLARETIRRRKAESAAEIRLQEVRAKIEALTEYGEGDFDLEEELDRLKSLETSVEIDYGLPVVSDDSLRGLDLPQVSGDLVNQGG